From Drosophila yakuba strain Tai18E2 chromosome 2L, Prin_Dyak_Tai18E2_2.1, whole genome shotgun sequence, one genomic window encodes:
- the LOC6526793 gene encoding uncharacterized protein LOC6526793 gives MVPALKLFLIYIAIQPIASCDLDIKLPNGQVTKSSSWFLGDNIKFVCNRGFSLQGKLWHLGTGNIGKRYCAKAGCTDIKKPDNGAIFTATDGLKAEIECDAGFVLRGNSVTYCNGTKWIIKLGTCQMANHTGDYSCDFEREDQCGWIASKAIPQPWKRISAAADFRKDKCLHKDHTFQSDVEGHFIRLQSQVHASRTSHFISPIYPRSLTLGHSLWFQFQLFMFGTEVRDLTISVKPSSMAVEDMWTSFGNMCTKLTVSGDQGPNWRSQSIFIDEMKSDFQVVFTFTNPSSLHGDIGIDDVKFIKTEKQVKLRINVAQ, from the exons ATGGTTCCAGCGCTGAAGCTATTTTTGATATATATAGCGATTCAACCAATTGCCAGCTGTGATCTGGACATCAAGTTGCCCAACGGACAAGTTACAAAGTCATCTAGCTGGTTCCTAGGTGACAACATCAAATTCGTGTGCAATCGTGGATTTTCTTTGCAGGGAAAGTTGTGGCACCTTGGCACCGGAAATATAGGGAAGCGATACTGTGCCA AGGCGGGATGTACTGATATTAAGAAACCGGACAACGGAGCTATTTTCACGGCCACGGATGGCTTAAAGGCGGAAATCGAATGCGATGCAGGATTTGTTCTCCGCGGAAATTCTGTTACCTACTGCAATGGAACAAAGTGGATCATCAAGCTGGGAACTTGCCAGATGGCCAACCATACCGGTGACTATTCCTGCGACTTCGAGAGGGAGGATCAGTGCGGCTGGATTGCCAGTAAAGCCATACCACAGCCATGGAAGCGAATTAGTGCTGCAGCAGACTTTCGCAAAGACAAGTGTCTGCACAAGGATCACACCTTCCAGAGCGATGTCGAAGGACACTTTATTCGCTTGCAGTCGCAAGTACATGCTTCCAGGACCTCCCACTTCATATCGCCGATCTATCCCAGAAGCCTCACGTTGGGCCATTCCTTGTGGTTTCAGTTCCAACTCTTCATGTTTGGGACGGAAGTAAGAGACTTGACCATTTCGGTCAAACCCTCTTCAATGGCGGTCGAGGATATGTGGACGAGTTTTGGAAATAT GTGCACCAAACTCACCGTGTCCGGCGATCAGGGGCCAAACTGGAGAAGCCAGTCGATCTTCATCGATGAAATGAAGTCGGACTTCCAGGTGGTCTTCACATTCACGAACCCAAGCTCTCTCCATGGCGACATTGGTATCGACGATgtaaaattcataaaaaccgaaaaacaagTTAAACTGCGTATAAATGTAGCGCAATAA
- the LOC6526794 gene encoding uncharacterized protein LOC6526794: MEFFWTLAVIVIYSIGSINGRCERSLDLKNGIINYRARNIVRFRCNRGYNLQGTGLRTCDRDGSIRGEKPFCARRGCVRLEDPENGYVENDALKTDVVCHDGYVLVGSRTAYCDGENWSTQLGSCRRSNHTGDHSCDFESEDQCGWEAETAFRRPWKRVSPASNFHSLRTGPRHDHTFNSKSGGHYMRMETQAGAYGSYHLISPIYPRSLTLKTACCFRFHYFMFGEGVDSLVVSVKPVSMPVTTMWNTFRANSSKFEISGEQGTQWLEHTITIDEMQEDFQVIFTATDARSRFGDIAIDDVKLMTGSDCGTNGFTTTTEPPAPPTASSEQPLVHDMMSCSGRCGNSTVDAKLTSDGLVMGCACDEDCFLYENCCLNYFEECAKDLLQTPEDNLSSPEPTATSTTTSTTKKPTTTTPTSTPTTTTTTTTKRPTTPKTTTTTTTTKRPTTPKTTTTTTTTTKTTKATTTKRTTTRQTTSTKKPTTTSATPKPTTRTSTTPKSTTSSTTPTTTTTRKVFTTKTTTTTSKVYMTTTPRTTTIGPTFSTEMVTGIDTPKKTRKRITWKVDPKDIDGHMDTSGSAPNPALVVLYLLIGVVLVIVLANVVNRWIIPISGSRTGSEKAVRFKKAFESLKKRNGKRNSMEQPICDTDNEDGDYFEEMGVDIRHRTDL, encoded by the exons ATGGAATTTTTCTGGACTCTGGCAGTGATTGTGATATATAGTATAGGTTCCATTAATGGACGATGTGAAAGATCTTTAGATTTGAAAAATGGAATTATAAATTATCGAGCGAGAAATATCGTGAGGTTTAGATGCAATCGCGGCTACAATTTGCAGGGAACAGGTTTGCGAACTTGCGATCGAGACGGTTCCATTCGAGGTGAAAAGCCTTTCTGTGCCA GGAGGGGCTGCGTGAGGCTAGAGGATCCGGAGAATGGATACGTCGAAAATGATGCCCTAAAAACGGATGTCGTGTGCCACGATGGCTATGTCTTGGTAGGAAGTCGCACTGCCTACTGCGATGGCGAAAACTGGAGCACCCAGCTGGGATCCTGTCGGAGGAGCAACCACACAGGGGACCATTCTTGCGATTTCGAGAGCGAGGATCAGTGCGGTTGGGAGGCGGAGACGGCTTTCCGGCGACCTTGGAAGCGAGTCAGTCCGGCATCCAATTTCCACTCCCTCAGAACGGGACCCCGTCACGATCACACCTTTAATAGCAAGTCCGGTGGTCACTACATGCGAATGGAAACTCAAGCTGGGGCTTATGGAAGCTACCATTTGATATCTCCAATCTATCCCAGATCCCTCACCCTGAAGACCGCCTGCTGCTTCCGATTCCACTACTTCATGTTTGGAGAGGGTGTGGATAGTCTGGTGGTGTCCGTAAAACCAGTATCGATGCCAGTGACAACCATGTGGAATACGTTTAGAGCCAA TTCCAGCAAATTTGAGATATCTGGTGAACAGGGAACCCAGTGGCTGGAGCACACGATCACCATTGACGAAATGCAGGAGGACTTTCAGGTGATCTTCACGGCTACGGATGCCAGATCCCGATTCGGAGATATTGCAATCGATGATGTAAAGCTAATGACAGGCAGCGATTGTGGCACTAACGGAtttaccaccaccaccgaacCACCGGCACCCCCGACGGCCAGCAGCGAGCAACCACTGGTGCACGACATGATGAGTTGTTCGGGTCGATGCGGAAACTCAACCGTGGATGCCAAACTAACCAGCGATGGTTTAGTCATGGGATGTGCTTGCGATGAGGACTGCTTTTTGTATGAAAATTGTTGCCTAAATTATTTCGAGGAGTGCGCTAAAGACCTGTTACAAACGCCCGAGGATAATCTAAGTTCCCCAGAACCAACTGCCACTTCAACAACCACAAGCACTACGAAGAAGCCAACAACCACAACTCCCACATCTACAcctacaactacaacaacaactacaactaaaaGGCCGACTACACCAAAAACTaccacaaccacaactacAACTAAAAGGCCAACCACACCAAAaactactacaacaacaacgacaacaacaaagacaACAAAGGCCACAACCACAAAACGAACAACCACAAGACAAACAACATCTActaaaaaaccaacaacaacttCAGCAACGCCGAAGCCAACAACAAGGACTTCAACAACACCAAAGTCTACAACCAGTTCCACAACACCAACGACAACAACCACAAGAAAAGTGTTTACAacaaagacaacaacaacgaccTCTAAAGTGTATATGACTACAACTCctcgaacaacaacaataggaCCGACTTTCAGTACCGAAATGGTGACAG GCATCGACACCCCAAAGAAGACAAGGAAGCGCATCACTTGGAAAGTTGACCCTAAGGACATCGATGGCCACATGGACACAAGCGGAAGTGCACCCAATCCAGCTTTAGTAGTGCTTTACCTGCTCATCGGCGTGGTTCTAGTGATTGTTCTGGCCAATGTAGTCAATCGCTGGATAATACCAATCAGTGGATCGAGGACCGGCAGCGAGAAGGCTGTGCGATTTAAGAAGGCATTCGAGAGTCTCAAGaaaagaaatgggaaaagaAATAGCATGGAGCAGCCGATATGCGACACCGATAACGAGGATGGAGATTATTTTGAGGAAATGGGCGTGGACATTCGCCATAGGACCGATCTATGA